From the Clostridiales bacterium FE2011 genome, one window contains:
- a CDS encoding glycosyltransferase family 2 protein, with protein MEFIRILLETLAGVCSFFLTFIMVYQIVIGFFGFKKAKKDYADHDPESRFLVLVPAHNEEKVIGDIIQNLNDMDYPKELYDFYIIADNCTDNTAEVARNLGANVIETCKESPDAPTGKPIALKKALQAIGDYQDRYDLMMIFDADNLMDTNMFREVNSQYLDKGKPDFIQCYLGAKNKKGVVAWFYYTGYTLTNRFFDLAKYRLGLNCAIGGTGFAMTTSYLYKRGGWTTMSLTEDFEIQVEATLEGRRILWNHHTRVYDEKPTSLLASIRQKIRWGQGHWYVALHNTGKTFRALSDGRISFWEFLSLLTYMYSIAAYVVAAVQLVVTTALCLVVPGRPFFDISLSGLMVGGLLFGYTYLFLFYVADWMDNKIPFSIRTIPVMIGGFFANLIVGIFNEIVGLIRCGDQQHWVKTEHAIEAKTVEERQQIQLRGKAA; from the coding sequence GTGGAGTTCATCAGGATACTCCTTGAAACACTGGCGGGGGTATGCAGCTTCTTTCTGACATTCATCATGGTCTATCAGATCGTGATTGGTTTTTTCGGTTTCAAAAAAGCAAAGAAAGATTATGCTGATCATGATCCGGAATCCCGGTTCCTGGTTTTGGTTCCCGCTCATAATGAGGAGAAAGTCATCGGGGATATCATCCAGAATCTGAATGATATGGACTACCCCAAAGAATTGTACGATTTTTATATTATTGCCGATAACTGCACGGATAACACAGCCGAAGTGGCCCGGAATCTCGGTGCGAACGTGATCGAGACCTGCAAGGAATCCCCGGACGCTCCGACCGGTAAGCCTATTGCCCTGAAGAAGGCGCTGCAGGCTATCGGCGACTATCAGGACCGCTATGATCTGATGATGATCTTTGACGCGGACAACCTGATGGATACCAATATGTTCCGTGAAGTGAACAGCCAGTACCTGGACAAGGGTAAGCCGGATTTCATCCAGTGCTACCTGGGCGCCAAGAACAAGAAGGGCGTCGTGGCCTGGTTCTACTACACCGGATATACGCTGACCAACCGCTTCTTCGACCTGGCCAAATACCGGCTGGGCCTGAACTGCGCCATCGGCGGTACGGGATTTGCGATGACCACGTCCTACCTGTATAAGCGGGGCGGCTGGACCACCATGTCCCTGACAGAGGACTTTGAAATCCAGGTGGAAGCGACGCTGGAAGGCCGCCGGATCCTGTGGAACCATCATACCCGGGTGTATGACGAAAAGCCCACCTCCCTGCTGGCCTCCATCCGGCAGAAGATCCGCTGGGGACAGGGTCACTGGTATGTGGCGCTGCACAACACCGGCAAGACGTTCCGTGCGCTTTCTGACGGAAGAATCAGCTTCTGGGAGTTCCTGAGTCTGCTGACCTATATGTACAGCATCGCGGCTTACGTGGTGGCGGCTGTGCAGCTGGTGGTGACCACCGCGCTTTGCCTGGTGGTGCCCGGTAGACCATTCTTCGATATTTCCCTGAGCGGCCTGATGGTTGGCGGCCTCCTTTTCGGCTATACCTACCTGTTCCTGTTCTATGTGGCCGACTGGATGGATAACAAGATTCCCTTCAGCATCCGGACTATTCCGGTAATGATCGGCGGTTTCTTCGCCAACCTGATCGTGGGTATCTTCAATGAGATTGTGGGCCTGATCCGCTGCGGCGATCAGCAGCACTGGGTGAAGACCGAGCATGCCATCGAAGCGAAGACCGTGGAAGAGCGGCAGCAGATCCAGCTGCGCGGCAAGGCTGCATAA
- a CDS encoding 8-oxo-dGTP diphosphatase produces MIDSTLCYLYRGDEVLMMHRTRKKNDMNHDKWVAIGGRFEDKESPEDCALREVWEETGLTMTSWRYRGIVTFVSDQYETERMHLFTSDEYTGELTDCDEGELVWMKKKDLDALPQWEGDRIFHRLLDEEIPFFSLKLVYNGEKLLSAVLNGKQNLYK; encoded by the coding sequence GTGATTGATTCCACGCTGTGCTATCTTTACCGCGGGGATGAGGTGCTGATGATGCACCGGACGCGGAAAAAGAATGATATGAACCACGACAAGTGGGTTGCCATCGGCGGCCGCTTTGAGGACAAGGAAAGCCCGGAGGACTGCGCTCTCCGCGAGGTGTGGGAGGAGACCGGGCTGACCATGACCTCCTGGCGCTACCGGGGGATCGTGACCTTCGTCAGCGATCAGTATGAAACGGAACGGATGCATCTGTTTACTTCCGATGAATACACGGGCGAACTGACGGACTGCGACGAGGGCGAGCTGGTCTGGATGAAGAAGAAGGACCTGGATGCCCTGCCCCAGTGGGAAGGCGACCGGATCTTTCACAGGCTGCTGGATGAAGAGATCCCGTTTTTCTCCCTGAAACTTGTATACAACGGCGAGAAACTGCTGTCCGCAGTGCTGAACGGGAAACAAAATCTGTACAAATAA
- a CDS encoding AMP-binding protein → MTGLNYKIQEMAHRIRELREIENFTIAEMAMKTGVTEQEYIDCELGRSDLNFAFLYRCALAFGVDVGDIIEGSSPNLNSFTVTRRGEGQRIEEAHDMIYYNMAASFRNRIAEPLYVQAAYSAEAEKEDIKLTTHEGQECDIVIEGQLKVQVGEHISVLNPGDSIYYDSGTPHGMIAVGGQDCLFYAIVLNPTGAPIPELTPEKAVPGTALQEFPAENGRTRVWHRYADVEKDENGTPVKIAFKNTEKFNFAFDVIDAIADEVPNKLAMLHLDKDKNEHRFTFNDLKRASNRCANYFKSLGIKKGDRVLLVLKRHYQFWFSILALEKIGAIGIPAVAQLQEHDFEYRFNAAGIKAIICTADGDTAHQADLAAKNAPSLELKLIVNGTREGWHNFDEEYQMYSTHFHRTDDTPCGDDLMLMYFTSGTTGYPKIAAHSYKHPLGHLHTAKYWHCVNPNGLHLTISDTGWAKAGWGKIYGQWLCEAAIFVYDFDRFDAADILPLFAKYHITTFCAPPTMWRMLIKQDLSKYDLSSVTHASSAGEALNPEVFRQIEKQTGLQVMEGFGQTESTMIIGNLAGADHKLGSMGKVVPIYKVALLDPEGKEVPVGTSGEICVDISNGIPIGLFREYYRDEEKTKEVMHDGWYHTGDVAWCDEDGFYWYVGRADDVIKSSGYRIGPFEIESVIMELPYVLECGVSAAPDEVRGQVVKASIVLTKGTEPTEELKKEIQNYVKQHTAPYKYPRIVVFRDELPKTVSGKIQRALL, encoded by the coding sequence ATGACGGGACTGAATTACAAGATTCAGGAGATGGCTCACCGGATCCGGGAGCTGCGGGAAATTGAAAACTTCACGATTGCTGAAATGGCAATGAAGACCGGCGTGACCGAGCAGGAGTATATCGACTGCGAACTGGGCCGCTCCGACCTGAACTTTGCGTTTCTGTATCGCTGCGCGCTTGCCTTCGGCGTCGACGTCGGAGACATTATCGAAGGTTCCAGCCCGAACCTGAACTCCTTTACCGTGACCCGGCGGGGCGAAGGCCAGCGGATTGAGGAAGCCCATGACATGATTTACTACAACATGGCGGCTTCCTTCCGGAACAGGATTGCTGAGCCGCTGTACGTGCAGGCCGCCTATAGCGCGGAAGCCGAAAAGGAAGACATCAAGCTGACCACCCATGAAGGCCAGGAGTGCGATATCGTCATCGAAGGCCAGCTGAAGGTGCAGGTGGGCGAGCATATCAGCGTGCTGAATCCCGGCGATTCCATCTACTACGATTCCGGTACGCCTCACGGTATGATTGCCGTGGGCGGCCAGGACTGCCTCTTCTATGCCATCGTCCTGAATCCCACCGGCGCCCCGATTCCGGAACTGACGCCGGAAAAGGCTGTGCCCGGTACCGCCCTGCAGGAGTTCCCGGCGGAAAACGGCCGTACCCGTGTGTGGCACCGCTATGCGGACGTGGAAAAGGACGAGAACGGTACGCCCGTGAAGATTGCCTTCAAGAACACCGAAAAGTTCAACTTCGCCTTTGACGTGATCGACGCCATTGCGGACGAAGTGCCGAACAAGCTGGCGATGCTTCACCTGGACAAGGATAAGAACGAGCACCGCTTCACCTTCAACGACCTGAAGCGCGCTTCCAACCGTTGCGCGAACTATTTCAAATCCCTGGGTATCAAAAAGGGTGACCGGGTGCTGCTGGTGCTGAAGCGGCACTACCAGTTCTGGTTCTCGATCCTGGCCCTGGAGAAGATCGGCGCCATCGGTATTCCGGCGGTGGCCCAGCTCCAGGAGCATGATTTTGAATACCGGTTCAACGCGGCCGGCATCAAGGCCATCATCTGCACCGCGGACGGGGATACCGCCCACCAGGCAGACCTGGCCGCCAAGAACGCGCCGAGCCTGGAGCTGAAGCTGATCGTGAACGGAACACGGGAAGGCTGGCATAACTTTGACGAAGAATACCAGATGTATTCCACCCACTTCCACCGTACGGACGATACGCCCTGCGGCGACGACCTGATGCTGATGTACTTCACCTCCGGCACCACCGGCTATCCGAAGATTGCCGCCCACAGCTACAAGCATCCCCTGGGACATCTGCATACCGCCAAGTACTGGCACTGTGTGAACCCGAACGGCCTGCACCTGACGATCTCCGATACAGGCTGGGCAAAGGCCGGCTGGGGCAAAATCTACGGCCAGTGGCTGTGCGAGGCTGCCATCTTCGTGTATGACTTTGACCGCTTTGACGCAGCGGATATCCTGCCGCTGTTTGCGAAGTACCATATCACTACTTTCTGCGCGCCGCCCACCATGTGGCGGATGCTGATCAAGCAGGACCTGAGCAAGTATGACCTGTCCTCTGTGACGCATGCGTCCAGCGCCGGTGAAGCGCTGAACCCGGAAGTGTTCCGGCAGATTGAGAAGCAGACGGGCCTGCAGGTTATGGAGGGCTTCGGCCAGACGGAGAGCACGATGATCATCGGCAACCTGGCGGGTGCGGATCACAAGCTGGGTTCCATGGGCAAGGTGGTGCCGATCTACAAGGTGGCGCTGCTGGATCCGGAAGGAAAAGAAGTCCCCGTCGGTACCTCCGGCGAGATCTGTGTGGATATCTCCAACGGCATTCCGATCGGCCTGTTCCGGGAGTATTACCGGGACGAGGAAAAGACCAAGGAAGTTATGCACGACGGCTGGTACCATACCGGTGACGTGGCATGGTGCGATGAAGACGGCTTCTACTGGTATGTGGGCCGCGCGGACGACGTGATCAAGTCCAGCGGCTACCGCATCGGACCGTTCGAAATCGAGAGCGTGATCATGGAACTGCCTTACGTGCTGGAGTGCGGCGTCAGCGCTGCGCCTGACGAAGTCCGCGGCCAGGTAGTCAAGGCCAGCATCGTGCTGACCAAGGGTACTGAGCCCACGGAAGAACTGAAAAAGGAAATCCAGAACTACGTCAAGCAGCATACCGCTCCCTACAAGTATCCCCGGATTGTTGTGTTCCGTGATGAACTGCCCAAGACGGTTTCCGGAAAGATCCAGAGGGCACTGCTGTGA
- the guaA gene encoding glutamine-hydrolyzing GMP synthase — protein MDSNKRPESMERITTPALAQAFIAEQVEAVRKQVGDKKVLLALSGGVDSSVVAALLIKAIGQQLVCVHVNHGLLRKGEPEQVIEVFRNQMKANLVYVDAVDRFLDKLAGVSDPEQKRKIIGAEFIRVFEEEARKQDGIAFLAQGTIYPDITESVGVKAHHNVGGLPDDLQFELVEPVKLLYKDEVRVVGKELGLPDGMVYRQPFPGPGLGVRCVGAITRDRLEALREADAIVREEIGKLPEVPWQYFCTIPDFQSTGIKYVDGKGQRYMGWAVIIRAVNTVDAVTATVPEIPFSVLCTMRDRIISTVDGVNRVLWDISEKPVATIEFE, from the coding sequence ATGGATAGCAACAAACGGCCCGAAAGCATGGAACGGATTACGACTCCCGCCCTCGCACAGGCATTCATTGCCGAGCAGGTGGAAGCAGTCCGCAAACAGGTGGGTGACAAAAAGGTTCTGCTGGCTCTTTCCGGCGGTGTGGACAGCTCCGTTGTCGCTGCCCTGCTGATCAAGGCCATCGGCCAGCAGCTGGTATGCGTGCATGTCAATCATGGCCTGCTCCGCAAAGGTGAACCCGAACAGGTTATCGAAGTTTTCCGCAACCAGATGAAAGCCAACCTGGTGTACGTGGATGCAGTCGACCGCTTCCTGGACAAGCTGGCTGGCGTCAGCGATCCCGAACAGAAGCGCAAGATCATCGGTGCCGAGTTTATCCGTGTCTTTGAGGAAGAAGCCCGCAAACAGGATGGCATCGCTTTCCTGGCACAGGGTACCATCTATCCTGATATTACAGAGAGCGTCGGCGTCAAGGCTCACCACAATGTCGGCGGCCTGCCGGACGACCTCCAGTTTGAACTGGTCGAGCCCGTCAAACTGCTCTACAAGGACGAAGTCCGCGTTGTCGGTAAAGAACTGGGACTGCCGGACGGCATGGTTTACCGTCAGCCCTTCCCCGGCCCCGGCCTGGGCGTGCGCTGCGTCGGCGCCATCACCCGTGACCGCCTGGAAGCGCTCCGTGAAGCCGATGCCATCGTCCGTGAGGAGATCGGCAAGCTGCCCGAGGTTCCGTGGCAGTACTTCTGCACCATTCCCGATTTCCAGTCCACCGGTATCAAGTATGTGGACGGCAAGGGCCAGCGCTACATGGGCTGGGCAGTGATCATCCGCGCAGTCAACACCGTGGACGCCGTCACCGCCACCGTGCCGGAGATTCCCTTCAGCGTGCTGTGCACCATGCGTGACCGGATCATCTCCACCGTCGACGGTGTCAACCGCGTTCTGTGGGATATCAGCGAAAAGCCCGTCGCCACCATCGAGTTCGAATAA